In Schistocerca serialis cubense isolate TAMUIC-IGC-003099 chromosome 3, iqSchSeri2.2, whole genome shotgun sequence, the following proteins share a genomic window:
- the LOC126471150 gene encoding piggyBac transposable element-derived protein 4-like has product MKRKGSLKINSVWHKWSAVKLQEIYWSLSIILHMCFAKLPKISDYWSTDPFPHTGFASKLVRRDRFCATLSMLHLNDNATFTSRGEEKHDPLHKVRPLFDFFVNKSKFSFRPGMNLTIDEASVPFVVEKSSEHTWKTNPTNME; this is encoded by the coding sequence ATGAAACgcaaaggtagcctgaaaataaactctgtttggcataagtggtctgcagtaaaattgcaagagatttactggtctctcagtattattttgcatatgtgcttcgccaaattgccgaaaatcagtgattattggtcaacagaccCGTTTCCGCATACAGGATTTGCGAGTAAATTGGTGAGACGCGATCGATTTTGCGCTacattgtcgatgttacacttgaatgacaatgctacgttcactagcagaggcgaagaaaagcacgacccacttcacaaagtgaggcctttgtttgatttctttgtgaataaaagcaaaTTTAGTTTTCGTCCAGGCATGAATCTGACAATAGATGAGGCAAGTGTCCCTTTCGTGGTAGAAAAATCTTCAGAGCATACATGGAAAACAAACCCaacaaatatggaataa